The following are from one region of the Coffea eugenioides isolate CCC68of chromosome 2, Ceug_1.0, whole genome shotgun sequence genome:
- the LOC113760862 gene encoding U-box domain-containing protein 33, giving the protein MALLTSVTEIPQRIERIRYPAVDLRGLSMSSSSSEIVEERSSSTSSSTTSPNFAPPSRALTDSDDAVYVALGKEVKEAELTLSWALHNCGGRKTIILHVHQPAQKISMMGANVPISRLEEYRVRAHHEAERQDMQKLLDKYMLICKKAGVQVDNLYIEMDSIEKGIVELILLHCIKKLVMGGAAKGHYSRKMMEPRSKKAIYVRQQAPSFCQIRFICKGHLIHTREGTPSGVNMEGMSPLLQPCPSGDNLEVMSQSFQASLSDETGQSHSLRSRSVPQGENGQLLSSLSVPDHRRVVSDNHALKFTGVSPRDGLGGVSPHSRSSVQQSSDGWDGRPQRSHSLASRFSSSSSSEIIEDLASLSIPRMVGSGNELDAPLHSDEDYCSLSPSPLVTEGNMHDELYNRLQQSMEDADISRREAYEESMKHRKAVKEAIEAARWARASEARYSEEFRLRKEVEEALVKHKEEIENMQYQLDEIKNKLQVAMEQKSSLESQIATSDKTVEDLKQKMFAAIDLLQKFKIEKDNLQVERDNAVREAEELKIKQAEEASSASISCFFSEYSICEINEATHNFDQELKIGEGGYGSVYKGHLHHTQVAIKVLHQHSSQGPLEFQQEVGILSTLRHPNIVTLIGACPETCSLIYEYLPNGSLEDRLTCKDNTPPLSWQTRIRIASELCSALIFLHSCSPRGIIHGDIKPANILLDNNFVSKLCDFGMCRVLGEDKFSDNNTSLCCRTDHPKGTLAYIDPEYLATGELTTKSDVYSFGIILLRLLTGKSALGIYKEVEYALNKGNLKDILDSTAGDWPFVQAQQLVHLAMRSCEMSRKTRPELASEIWRVLEPMRTSCGACCSRLIFEEQSQMPSYFICPIFQEVMQDPVVAADGYTYEAEALKGWLDSDHDTSPMTNLKLAHRNLVQNHALRSAIQEWLQKR; this is encoded by the exons CCACAAGCCCAAATTTTGCTCCACCATCTCGAGCTTTGACAGATAGTGATGATGCAGTGTATGTTGCTTTGGGGAAAGAAGTCAAAGAGGCAGAGTTGACATTATCGTGGGCATTGCATAATTGTGGAGGGAGGAAAACTATCATTCTTCATGTTCATCAGCCTGCCCAGAAAATTTCCATGA TGGGTGCAAATGTTCCCATTAGTAGGCTGGAGGAATATCGAGTTAGAGCACATCATGAAGCCGAGAGGCAAGATATGCAAAAGCTCCTTGACAAGTACATGTTGATTTGCAAGAAAGCAGGG gtGCAAGTGGATAACCTATACATTGAGATGGACTCCATTGAAAAGGGCATTGTAGAGCTAATTTTACTGCATTGTATCAAGAAGCTTGTAATGGGAGGTGCAGCTAAAGGACATTATTCAAG GAAGATGATGGAGCCTAGGTCTAAGAAAGCCATCTATGTGCGGCAACAAGCACCTAGTTTCTGTCAAATTCGGTTTATATGCAAAGGGCACCTGATTCATACAAG GGAAGGTACACCAAGTGGGGTCAACATGGAGGGTATGTCTCCATTACTTCAGCCTTGTCCAAGTGGAGACAACTTGGAGGTTATGTCTCAATCATTTCAGGCTAGTCTGAGTGATGAAACTGGACAATCTCATTCCTTAAGATCCAGATCTGTTCCCCAGGGGGAGAATGGCCAATTACTCTCATCATTGTCAGTTCCTGACCATCGTAGGGTAGTGTCTGACAATCATGCCCTGAAATTCACAGGAGTTTCTCCCCGTGACGGCCTTGGAGGTGTATCACCTCATAGTAGGTCAAGTGTCCAACAGAGCTCTGATGGTTGGGACGGGAGACCACAGAGAAGTCATTCACTGGCTTCacgtttttcttcttcttcatcaagTGAAATAATTGAAGATTTAGCCTCACTCTCCATTCCTCGGATGGTGGGGAGTGGAAATGAGTTGGATGCCCCACTTCATTCTGATGAGGATTACTGCAGTTTGTCTCCTTCTCCCCTAGTCACA GAAGGGAATATGCATGATGAACTCTACAACAGACTCCAACAATCTATGGAGGATGCGGACATTTCTAGGCGAGAAGCATATGAAGAATCAATGAAGCATAGGAAAGCTGTAAAAGAGGCTATTGAGGCTGCCAGATGG GCTAGAGCATCAGAAGCTAGGTACTCAGAGGAATTCAGACTGAGAAAAGAAGTTGAGGAAGCGCTAGtaaagcacaaggaagaaattgaaaacATGCAATATCAActagatgaaatcaagaataAGCTCCAAGTTGCTATGGAACAGAAATCCTCTCTGGAGTCCCAAATTGCAACTTCTGATAAGACAGTAGAGGATTTGAAACAGAAAATGTTCGCTGCCATTGACCTATTGCAAAAATTCAAGATTGAAAAAGATAATTTACAGGTTGAGCGTGACAACGCAGTCAGGGAAGCTGAGGAGCTGAAAATAAAGCAAGCTGAGGAGGCCTCAAGCGCATCCATATCTTGTTTCTTTTCTGAATATTCCATCTGCGAAATTAACGAAGCAACTCACAATTTTGATCAGGAATTGAAGATAGGTGAAGGGGGTTATGGAAGTGTCTATAAGGGTCATCTTCATCACACTCAAGTAGCTATAAAAGTTCTGCACCAGCATAGCTCACAGGGTCCCTTGGAGTTTCAACAGGAG GTAGGCATTTTGAGTACATTGAGGCATCCGAACATTGTCACGCTTATAGGAGCTTGCCCAGAAACTTGTTCCCTCATCTATGAGTATCTTCCCAATGGAAGCCTTGAAGATAGACTCACCTGCAAGGATAATACACCCCCGCTATCATGGCAAACTCGAATTCGTATTGCTTCAGAGCTCTGTTCTGCTCTCATCTTCTTGCATTCTTGTAGCCCTAGAGGCATTATCCATGGTGATATAAAACCGGCAAATATTTTGCTTGACAACAATTTTGTTAGCAAGCTCTGTGACTTTGGAATGTGTCGTGTTCTTGGGGAAGATAAATTTTCAGACAACAACACTTCACTGTGCTGCAGAACGGACCACCCAAAAGGCACTCTTGCATACATAGACCCTGAATATCTTGCGACTGGAGAGCTAACTACAAAGTCAGATGTCTATtcatttggaatcattttattgAGGCTGTTAACTGGGAAGTCTGCACTGGGGATATATAAGGAAGTTGAGTATGCGTTAAATAAAGGAAACTTGAAAGATATCTTGGACTCAACTGCCGGGGACTGGCCATTTGTGCAAGCGCAACAGTTGGTTCACTTAGCAATGAGGAGTTGTGAGATGAGTCGAAAGACCCGTCCTGAACTTGCTTCAGAGATCTGGAGGGTGCTCGAACCAATGAGAACATCTTGTGGGGCATGTTGTTCTAGGTTGATATTCGAGGAGCAGTCTCAGATGCCATCTTACTTCATTTGTCCCATCTTTCAG GAGGTTATGCAAGATCCTGTAGTTGCAGCTGATGGGTATACATATGAAGCAGAGGCTTTAAAAGGATGGTTGGACAGCGATCATGACACTTCACCCATGACAAACCTCAAACTGGCGCATCGCAATCTTGTGCAGAACCATGCTCTTCGATCTGCCATTCAGGAGTGGTTACAGAAACGGTAA